The Paenibacillus macerans genome includes a window with the following:
- the addA gene encoding helicase-exonuclease AddAB subunit AddA yields the protein MMKVPAKPEGSIWSDDQWRAITLTGGDMLVAAAAGSGKTAVLVERIIRKLTDPERPLSVDRLLVATFTKAAAAEMRQRITEALEKELAKDPANAEIGRQLAMLGRASITTLHSFCMEVIQRYYTLIPLDPGFRIASESETALLRQEVLEQLFEEKYGTAEPGSPFLTLVDLFGGERSDDAVFALALRLYEFSRSHPWPEGWLRQASAAFSAPDAAALENTPWVASILADTALTLGGAKGLLSQAKALALAPGGPEPYAATLEEELALVERLQEAVAAGKWASLYEVFQTVQFGKLKPCKKDQTDPDLQERVKALREEAKKTIADLRTQLYGRPAEEFLRELREMAPLLGALSDLVSEFGERYRREKVAKGWLDFSDLEHYCLQILRHPDSAPDEMRPSEAALEYRQQFDEVLLDEYQDTNTVQEAIVRLISRETPGNRFMVGDVKQSIYRFRLAEPGLFLEKYRSYGDDFAGAGLRIDLARNFRSRREVVDAVNLLFRQIMNESVAEIAYDSRAELVYGDGFPDGEGDDYRPELLLIDRDNGAPGEAADAGESGGGAEASAADGAVDGAEDEAAVQETVRLEARAIAARIRGMLDGGGAPLRIYDKQLKAMRPVRYGDMAILLRSTLSWAPAMIEELRLEGIPAYGELSQGYFQASEVETMLSLLQVVDNPLQDIPLAAVLRSPLFGLSEEELAEIRLAAPGGRFYEAVLARAGTGEPGAEAADDGDGGASPDQADKEELTNKLNGFLRRLNDWRNIAREGDLSSLIRVIYRETGYLDWAYGLPGGAQRQSNLLALLDRARQYETSAQAPGLFRFLRYVERLRENGGDLGAAAASGEQGDAVRIMTIHKSKGLEFPVVFVAGLSKMFNRQDLNAPFLMHKEMGFGPKFVDAETRVSYPTLPNLAIRRRAQMELLAEEMRVLYVALTRPKDKLVLVSAVKNLRKTVEVWGAALEAADEQLPDYLLARGRCYLDWIGPAIVRHRSAAELRRFAGLPEQASAALPDDASDWHVAFVSSREVAQTGSAEAAAAMAAGPEGTLPDTAALKALLSGGPAAVQPASPADAKLRREVAARLDWTYSYAAASRISAKTSVTEMKSLLTRPEETARDFFAEAALRQERETPENEVEFRLHLRRPRFMEQRKATPAERGTAYHMLMQHLPFADGPGEALVRSTLERLVERKIMTAELAAEIDPAKIAGLLHSPLGELLKRADWVKREMPFSYGLPAARASSKLGGLEAAGTEADTPAELQLEGETVLIQGIVDCLFLVDGKVILLDYKSDRVLDHRGGVEALAASYRFQLELYAEAVEEITGRPVDEKWLFFFDSGVAVKL from the coding sequence ATGATGAAGGTCCCGGCCAAACCGGAAGGAAGCATCTGGAGCGACGACCAATGGCGGGCGATCACCCTGACCGGCGGCGACATGCTGGTCGCGGCGGCGGCGGGCTCGGGCAAAACGGCGGTGCTTGTGGAGCGGATTATCCGCAAGCTGACGGACCCGGAGCGGCCGCTTAGCGTCGACCGGCTGCTGGTCGCCACGTTCACCAAGGCGGCCGCCGCAGAAATGCGGCAGCGGATCACGGAGGCGCTGGAAAAAGAGCTGGCCAAAGATCCGGCGAACGCCGAAATCGGCAGACAGCTGGCCATGCTGGGCCGCGCTTCGATCACAACGCTGCACTCCTTCTGCATGGAGGTAATCCAGCGCTATTATACGCTGATTCCGCTCGATCCGGGCTTTCGGATCGCGTCGGAAAGCGAAACCGCCCTACTGCGGCAGGAGGTGCTGGAGCAGCTGTTTGAGGAAAAATACGGCACCGCCGAACCGGGCAGCCCTTTCCTCACGCTCGTCGATCTGTTTGGCGGAGAGCGGAGCGACGACGCGGTGTTCGCCCTGGCGCTGCGGCTGTACGAATTCTCCCGCAGCCATCCTTGGCCGGAGGGCTGGCTGCGCCAGGCTTCAGCCGCATTCTCGGCCCCCGATGCTGCGGCCCTTGAAAATACCCCATGGGTCGCCAGCATCCTGGCGGATACGGCGCTTACGCTGGGAGGCGCCAAAGGGCTCCTGTCCCAGGCCAAAGCGCTGGCGCTGGCGCCCGGCGGACCCGAGCCGTACGCGGCGACGCTGGAGGAGGAGCTGGCCCTTGTGGAACGTCTGCAGGAGGCTGTGGCCGCCGGAAAATGGGCTTCGCTTTATGAGGTTTTTCAGACGGTCCAATTCGGCAAGCTGAAGCCCTGCAAAAAGGATCAAACCGATCCGGACCTGCAGGAGCGGGTCAAGGCGCTGCGCGAGGAAGCGAAAAAAACGATCGCGGATCTGCGCACCCAGCTGTACGGCCGTCCGGCCGAGGAGTTCCTGCGGGAGCTGCGCGAAATGGCGCCGCTGCTGGGCGCGTTATCCGACCTGGTCAGCGAATTCGGCGAACGTTACCGAAGGGAAAAGGTGGCCAAGGGGTGGCTTGATTTTTCCGACCTTGAGCATTATTGCCTGCAAATTTTGCGCCATCCGGACTCCGCGCCGGACGAAATGCGCCCCTCCGAGGCCGCGCTCGAATACAGGCAGCAGTTCGATGAGGTGCTGCTGGACGAATACCAGGACACCAATACCGTGCAGGAAGCGATCGTCCGGCTCATTTCGCGGGAGACGCCCGGCAACCGGTTTATGGTCGGCGACGTCAAGCAGAGCATTTACCGCTTCCGTCTGGCGGAACCGGGGTTGTTCCTGGAGAAATACCGGAGCTACGGCGACGATTTTGCCGGAGCGGGCCTGCGCATCGATTTGGCCCGCAACTTCCGCAGCCGGCGGGAAGTGGTGGACGCGGTCAACCTGCTGTTCCGGCAAATCATGAACGAAAGCGTGGCCGAGATCGCCTACGATTCGCGCGCCGAGCTGGTGTACGGGGACGGCTTCCCGGACGGCGAGGGGGACGATTACCGTCCCGAGCTGCTGCTGATCGACCGGGACAACGGGGCGCCAGGCGAGGCCGCCGATGCCGGGGAATCGGGCGGCGGCGCCGAAGCTTCGGCGGCGGACGGCGCGGTCGACGGCGCCGAGGACGAAGCCGCCGTGCAGGAAACGGTCCGCCTTGAGGCGCGCGCGATCGCGGCGCGCATCCGCGGCATGCTGGATGGCGGCGGCGCGCCGCTGCGCATTTACGATAAGCAGCTGAAGGCCATGCGGCCGGTCCGCTACGGCGATATGGCGATTTTGCTGCGTTCGACATTATCCTGGGCGCCGGCGATGATAGAAGAGCTGCGCCTGGAAGGCATCCCGGCATACGGGGAGCTGAGCCAGGGTTATTTTCAGGCCTCGGAAGTGGAAACGATGCTTTCCTTGCTGCAGGTGGTGGACAATCCGCTGCAGGATATCCCGCTTGCGGCCGTGCTGCGTTCGCCTTTGTTCGGATTGTCGGAGGAGGAGCTGGCGGAGATCCGGCTGGCTGCTCCGGGCGGAAGGTTTTACGAAGCCGTTCTGGCCCGCGCCGGTACAGGGGAACCCGGGGCGGAAGCCGCGGACGACGGGGACGGGGGCGCGTCTCCGGATCAAGCGGACAAGGAGGAATTGACGAATAAGCTGAACGGCTTCTTGCGGCGGTTAAACGACTGGCGGAACATTGCCAGGGAAGGAGATCTCAGCAGCCTTATCCGCGTGATTTACCGCGAGACCGGATACTTGGACTGGGCCTACGGGCTGCCGGGAGGAGCGCAGCGGCAGAGCAATTTGCTGGCCCTGCTGGACCGGGCCCGGCAGTACGAGACATCCGCGCAGGCTCCGGGTTTGTTCCGCTTTTTGCGTTATGTCGAAAGGCTGCGCGAAAACGGCGGCGATCTCGGCGCGGCGGCGGCCTCCGGGGAGCAGGGCGACGCGGTGCGCATCATGACGATTCACAAAAGCAAAGGGCTGGAGTTTCCGGTCGTGTTTGTGGCCGGATTGTCCAAAATGTTCAACCGCCAGGATTTGAATGCGCCGTTTCTGATGCACAAGGAGATGGGCTTCGGTCCGAAATTCGTGGACGCGGAAACCCGCGTCAGCTACCCGACTTTGCCGAATCTGGCCATCCGCCGGCGCGCGCAAATGGAGCTGCTGGCGGAGGAGATGCGCGTGCTGTACGTCGCTTTGACCCGTCCGAAGGACAAGCTGGTGCTCGTCTCCGCGGTAAAAAATTTACGCAAAACCGTTGAAGTATGGGGGGCGGCGCTGGAAGCGGCGGACGAACAATTGCCGGACTATTTGCTGGCCCGGGGCCGCTGTTATCTCGACTGGATCGGGCCGGCGATCGTCCGCCACCGGAGCGCTGCGGAGCTGCGGCGGTTTGCCGGGTTGCCCGAGCAGGCGTCCGCTGCATTGCCGGACGACGCTTCCGATTGGCACGTCGCGTTCGTCTCTTCGCGGGAGGTGGCCCAAACCGGCAGCGCCGAGGCGGCGGCAGCGATGGCGGCGGGGCCGGAAGGGACCTTGCCGGATACGGCGGCGCTGAAGGCGCTGCTGTCCGGCGGACCGGCGGCGGTACAGCCCGCCTCTCCCGCCGACGCCAAGCTGCGCCGGGAAGTCGCTGCCCGGCTGGATTGGACGTACTCTTACGCCGCGGCCAGCCGGATTTCCGCCAAAACGTCGGTGACGGAAATGAAATCCCTGTTGACGCGGCCGGAGGAAACCGCGCGCGACTTCTTCGCCGAGGCGGCGCTGCGGCAAGAGCGGGAGACGCCGGAGAACGAGGTGGAGTTCCGGCTTCATTTGCGCCGCCCGCGTTTCATGGAACAGCGCAAGGCCACGCCGGCCGAGCGGGGGACGGCCTATCACATGCTGATGCAGCATTTGCCGTTTGCGGACGGCCCCGGAGAAGCGCTCGTCCGGTCCACATTGGAACGGCTCGTGGAGCGGAAGATTATGACGGCCGAACTGGCGGCGGAAATCGATCCGGCCAAAATCGCAGGGCTGCTCCACAGCCCGCTTGGCGAGCTGCTCAAGCGGGCCGATTGGGTGAAACGCGAGATGCCCTTCAGCTATGGCTTGCCCGCTGCCCGGGCGTCTTCTAAGCTTGGAGGGCTGGAAGCCGCAGGGACGGAGGCCGATACGCCGGCGGAGCTGCAGTTGGAGGGAGAAACCGTGCTGATTCAGGGGATCGTCGATTGCCTGTTTTTGGTAGACGGCAAGGTGATTTTGCTGGATTATAAAAGCGACCGGGTCCTCGATCACCGCGGCGGCGTCGAAGCATTGGCGGCATCGTACCGCTTTCAGCTGGAGCTGTACGCTGAGGCGGTGGAAGAGATTACGGGCCGGCCGGTGGATGAGAAGTGGCTGTTTTTCTTCGACAGCGGCGTTGCCGTCAAACTGTAA
- a CDS encoding RNA polymerase sigma factor, with translation MDRQHREYKSNSEEIEMLIERTKLGDKEAFASIIRNFEKPMYIYCYHMLKSKEEAEDARQEIFIRVYEQIHKYRPNMSFSAWLYKIAYNYCLNQIRGKKRWLRFIDRYKYDQPETSTQQIDSQTTLKDFLNLLTIEERHILVLRAIHQYHFDEISEMLNMKPATVRKKYERLRKKLQTKEVNEGGRVNASITKSI, from the coding sequence TTGGATAGACAGCACAGAGAGTATAAATCAAACTCAGAAGAAATTGAGATGCTGATTGAAAGGACTAAGCTTGGTGATAAGGAAGCTTTCGCGTCAATTATAAGAAACTTTGAAAAACCAATGTATATCTATTGTTACCATATGCTCAAAAGCAAGGAAGAAGCCGAGGATGCTAGGCAAGAAATTTTTATTAGAGTGTATGAACAGATACATAAGTATCGTCCAAATATGAGTTTTTCGGCATGGCTGTACAAAATTGCTTACAATTACTGTCTGAATCAAATCAGGGGCAAAAAAAGGTGGCTTCGTTTTATAGATCGTTATAAATATGATCAGCCTGAGACCTCGACTCAGCAAATAGACAGTCAAACTACACTGAAGGATTTTCTAAATTTACTGACGATCGAAGAGAGACATATATTAGTTCTCCGGGCGATTCATCAATATCACTTTGACGAGATTAGTGAAATGTTGAATATGAAACCAGCAACTGTGCGCAAAAAGTATGAACGTCTTCGCAAAAAACTGCAGACGAAGGAAGTTAATGAAGGAGGAAGAGTGAATGCGTCAATCACCAAATCCATCTAA
- a CDS encoding glycosyltransferase family 2 protein produces the protein MVQTPQSFYNPDLFQFNLYAEQGIPNEQDFISREVNILRNAVAYTGSNTVISRQGMVDMGGFPLNTITEDFETSIRLQQEGYITYATQEVQAVEQTATTIPNIDQTADSLGEGHYSEFAKYACTPPQKTSFLDKSDLCEQFFILVVFFQSADLYLVSDSVCLV, from the coding sequence CTGGTTCAGACACCGCAAAGTTTCTATAACCCGGATCTGTTCCAGTTCAATCTGTATGCAGAGCAAGGAATCCCGAATGAACAGGACTTCATTTCCCGCGAGGTGAATATTCTGCGCAATGCGGTTGCGTATACGGGCAGTAACACCGTGATCTCCCGGCAAGGGATGGTGGATATGGGAGGATTCCCGCTGAACACCATTACGGAGGATTTTGAGACAAGCATCCGTCTGCAGCAAGAAGGATATATTACGTATGCTACGCAGGAGGTTCAAGCCGTAGAGCAGACGGCGACTACGATTCCAAACATTGATCAAACAGCGGATTCGCTGGGCGAGGGGCATTATTCAGAGTTTGCAAAATACGCGTGCACCCCTCCCCAGAAAACTTCCTTTCTGGACAAGAGTGACCTATGTGAGCAGTTTTTTATACTGGTGGTCTTTTTTCAATCGGCTGATCTTTATCTTGTCTCCGATTCTGTTTGCCTTGTTTGA
- a CDS encoding histidine triad nucleotide-binding protein, giving the protein MDNCLFCKIVEGSIPSSKVYEDERFLVFRDIQPAAPVHVLIIPKKHIGSMNEVAPEDFVLIGEMHRIAQDVAKQLGVAESGYRLINNCGPDSGQAVQHIHYHLLGGAKLGALAQSSDSHAL; this is encoded by the coding sequence ATGGACAACTGTTTGTTCTGTAAAATCGTAGAAGGATCGATTCCGTCCAGCAAAGTTTACGAAGATGAGCGGTTTCTCGTTTTCCGCGATATTCAGCCGGCCGCGCCCGTGCACGTGCTGATCATTCCGAAGAAGCATATCGGTTCGATGAACGAGGTCGCTCCGGAGGATTTTGTTCTGATCGGCGAAATGCACCGGATCGCCCAGGACGTCGCCAAACAGCTTGGCGTCGCCGAAAGCGGCTACCGTTTGATCAACAATTGCGGCCCGGACAGCGGACAGGCGGTGCAGCATATCCATTACCATCTGCTTGGCGGTGCGAAGCTGGGGGCTTTGGCACAATCTTCCGACTCGCATGCGCTGTAA
- the rpsU gene encoding 30S ribosomal protein S21, translating into MSETKVRKNETIDAALRRFKRSIAKDGVLAEVKKRKHYEKPSVKRKKKSEAARKRKF; encoded by the coding sequence GTGTCTGAAACTAAAGTTCGCAAAAACGAGACAATTGATGCTGCACTTCGTCGCTTTAAACGTTCCATCGCGAAAGATGGAGTATTGGCTGAGGTGAAGAAACGTAAGCATTATGAAAAGCCAAGCGTAAAGCGCAAGAAAAAGTCCGAGGCTGCTCGTAAGAGAAAGTTTTAG
- a CDS encoding GatB/YqeY domain-containing protein, with amino-acid sequence MNLSERLNEDMKQAMKNQDKFKLSTIRMVRATMKNLEIDLKRTLNDNEVLDILSREIKQRKDALQEFEKAGRDDLAAQVKAEAEILAEYLPEQLTEEEIKVIVQQTIQETGASSKADIGKVMSALMPKVKGRAEGKLVNQAVQQLLQ; translated from the coding sequence ATGAATCTTAGCGAGCGATTGAACGAAGATATGAAGCAAGCGATGAAGAATCAAGACAAGTTCAAGCTCTCCACCATACGAATGGTTCGCGCTACGATGAAAAATCTTGAAATAGATTTGAAAAGAACTTTGAACGATAATGAAGTGCTTGATATCCTTAGTCGTGAAATCAAACAGCGCAAAGATGCCCTCCAAGAATTTGAAAAAGCGGGTCGCGACGATCTTGCCGCACAAGTGAAAGCGGAAGCGGAGATCCTTGCTGAGTACCTTCCCGAACAGCTAACCGAAGAAGAAATTAAAGTCATTGTACAGCAGACCATCCAGGAAACCGGTGCTTCTTCGAAAGCCGATATCGGGAAAGTGATGAGCGCGCTCATGCCGAAGGTCAAAGGCCGGGCAGAAGGCAAGCTCGTAAACCAGGCGGTTCAACAGCTTTTGCAATAA
- the yqfC gene encoding sporulation protein YqfC, whose protein sequence is MSRFVRKIRKWTVDALDLPSDLVYDLPRLTLIGGQQLYIENHRGVVNFSPEELHLALSQGTLEVEGKELVIKAIMPEEVVIEGRIFGIKYRGMEE, encoded by the coding sequence ATGAGCCGGTTTGTCCGCAAAATCCGCAAATGGACGGTCGATGCGCTCGACCTGCCCAGCGACCTTGTATACGATTTGCCGAGGCTCACCTTGATCGGAGGTCAGCAGCTGTACATAGAGAATCACCGGGGCGTCGTCAACTTTTCTCCCGAGGAGCTGCATTTGGCGCTAAGCCAAGGCACTCTGGAGGTAGAGGGCAAAGAGCTGGTCATCAAAGCGATCATGCCCGAGGAAGTGGTTATTGAGGGCCGAATATTCGGCATTAAATATCGAGGAATGGAGGAGTAA
- the yqfD gene encoding sporulation protein YqfD, whose product MRSPAITKLRGVVTILVRGEKIEQLVNELAGQGIEVWDVMPLPGGQMEMKVGLSDFFRLRPFLKRTGCRMSVKGRSGLPFILTRVRKRKAFIAGFAFFIAAIFCLSSLVWDINVQGNEKIATEDVLAAAKQEGLYPFQWIFRLPKQDKLSAELTRKLPGTSWVGVSRTGTRITIQVVEATKPKEQTLLSPRHLVSKSDAVVSHIYAEKGQPEVGKNDRVKKGQVLVSGFQGGKAVVSKGVVRGIVWHEYKIEVPLLHKQKVYTGERKQRGFLYFGNTAIQLTGYGKIPFKQSETLTELDPLTWRKFKLPIGWMTEKVLETTDMEWKRTAEQAKQEGIERAKRDILAKYGVDSVIMNQKILHENTDNGKVYMKVHFEVEQNIAEELPIVQDQGE is encoded by the coding sequence GTGAGATCACCGGCCATCACCAAGCTGCGCGGCGTCGTCACCATCCTGGTCCGCGGGGAGAAGATCGAACAGCTCGTCAACGAGCTGGCCGGACAAGGCATCGAGGTCTGGGACGTAATGCCTTTGCCGGGAGGACAAATGGAAATGAAAGTGGGGCTTTCCGATTTTTTTCGCTTGCGTCCCTTTTTAAAACGGACAGGCTGCCGGATGTCGGTCAAAGGACGGTCAGGGCTGCCTTTTATTTTGACGCGGGTCCGGAAAAGAAAAGCGTTTATCGCCGGCTTTGCCTTTTTTATCGCGGCGATCTTTTGTTTATCCTCGCTGGTATGGGACATCAACGTCCAGGGCAACGAAAAAATCGCCACCGAGGACGTGCTGGCCGCCGCCAAGCAGGAAGGGCTTTATCCGTTTCAGTGGATTTTTCGCCTGCCCAAACAGGACAAGCTGTCGGCGGAGTTGACGCGCAAGCTTCCGGGGACTTCCTGGGTCGGCGTCTCCCGGACCGGCACGCGGATCACGATTCAGGTGGTGGAGGCGACCAAGCCGAAGGAACAAACGCTGCTCAGCCCGCGCCATCTCGTCAGCAAAAGCGATGCGGTCGTTTCCCATATATACGCGGAAAAAGGCCAGCCGGAAGTGGGCAAAAACGACCGGGTCAAAAAAGGACAGGTGCTCGTATCCGGTTTCCAAGGCGGGAAGGCCGTCGTCTCCAAAGGCGTGGTGCGCGGCATCGTGTGGCATGAATACAAGATCGAGGTTCCGCTTTTGCATAAACAGAAAGTGTACACCGGGGAACGAAAGCAGCGGGGGTTCCTGTATTTCGGAAATACGGCGATCCAACTCACCGGTTACGGCAAAATTCCGTTCAAGCAGTCGGAGACATTGACCGAGCTTGATCCGCTCACCTGGAGGAAGTTCAAACTGCCGATCGGCTGGATGACCGAAAAGGTGCTGGAAACGACGGACATGGAATGGAAACGGACCGCGGAGCAGGCCAAGCAGGAGGGAATCGAGCGGGCGAAACGGGATATTTTGGCCAAATACGGCGTGGACAGCGTCATTATGAATCAAAAAATTTTGCATGAGAACACAGACAATGGTAAAGTTTATATGAAAGTGCATTTTGAAGTAGAGCAAAACATTGCGGAAGAACTTCCGATAGTACAAGATCAAGGAGAATGA
- a CDS encoding PhoH family protein produces the protein MSEQLVSIKLPLQSAGEGLALFGPQDAFLKLIEEHLRAGVVLRESEITIRGEQHEAEKVEQLFEVLLELIRNGYVLTERDVLYAIELAKDFRADQLLDLYKGEIAVTYRGKPIRVKTIGQKHYVTTIKKRDIVFGVGPAGTGKTYLAVVLAIAALKEGTVKRIILTRPAVEAGESLGFLPGDLQEKVDPYLRPLYDALYDVMGPEQTAKALERGLIEIAPLAYMRGRTLDDSFIILDEAQNTTPEQMKMFLTRLGFGSKMVITGDVTQIDLPKGKKSGLVEARAVLSGIEEIGFVYFAESDVVRHSLVQKIIVAYDRAAENQG, from the coding sequence TTGTCTGAACAACTGGTGAGCATCAAGTTACCGCTTCAGAGCGCGGGGGAAGGCCTTGCTTTATTTGGACCCCAAGACGCGTTCCTGAAATTAATCGAAGAGCATTTGCGCGCAGGCGTCGTTTTGCGCGAATCGGAAATTACGATCCGCGGCGAGCAGCATGAGGCGGAGAAAGTGGAGCAGTTGTTTGAGGTGTTGCTTGAACTGATTCGCAACGGGTACGTGTTGACCGAAAGGGACGTCCTCTATGCGATCGAACTCGCCAAGGATTTCCGGGCGGATCAACTGCTTGATCTATATAAAGGCGAAATTGCGGTCACCTACCGGGGCAAGCCGATCCGCGTCAAAACGATCGGACAGAAGCATTACGTCACGACGATCAAGAAACGGGATATCGTGTTTGGGGTCGGTCCGGCCGGTACGGGGAAGACGTATCTTGCGGTCGTGCTGGCGATCGCGGCGCTGAAGGAAGGAACGGTCAAACGGATCATTTTAACCCGGCCCGCGGTGGAGGCCGGAGAGAGCCTCGGCTTTTTGCCGGGCGATCTGCAGGAGAAGGTGGACCCTTACCTGCGGCCGCTTTACGATGCGCTCTATGACGTAATGGGGCCGGAGCAAACGGCCAAAGCGCTGGAGCGGGGCTTGATCGAGATCGCGCCGCTGGCGTATATGCGCGGCCGGACATTGGACGATTCGTTTATCATTTTGGACGAGGCTCAAAATACGACGCCGGAGCAAATGAAGATGTTCCTGACCCGCCTTGGTTTCGGCTCCAAGATGGTCATTACCGGAGACGTTACGCAGATCGACTTGCCCAAAGGCAAGAAGTCGGGACTGGTGGAAGCCAGAGCGGTTTTAAGCGGCATCGAGGAGATCGGTTTCGTTTATTTTGCCGAATCGGACGTTGTCCGCCATTCGCTGGTACAGAAAATCATTGTTGCATATGACCGTGCTGCTGAAAATCAAGGGTAA